In one Bos mutus isolate GX-2022 chromosome 19, NWIPB_WYAK_1.1, whole genome shotgun sequence genomic region, the following are encoded:
- the CORO6 gene encoding coronin-6 isoform X3, with protein MVWQIPDYTPVRSITEPIITLEGHSKRVGILSWHPTARNVLLSAGGDNVIIIWNVGTGEVLLSLDDMHPDVIHSVCWNTNGSLLATTCKDKTLRIIDPRKGQVVAERFAAHEGMRPMRAVFTRQGHIFTTGFTRMSQRELGLWDPNNFEEPVALQEMDTSNGVLLPFYDPDSSIVYLCGKGDSSIRYFEITEEPPFVHYLNTFSSKEPQRGMGFMPKRGLDVSKCEIARFYKLHERKCEPIVMTVPRKSDLFQDDLYPDTPGPEPALEADEWLSGQDADPVLISLRDGYVPPKHRELRVTKRNILDVRPPSGPRRSQSASNAPLSQHTLETLLEEIKALREQVQAQEQRITSLENMLCELVDGTD; from the exons GTGTGGCAGATTCCAGACTATACCCCTGTGCGCAGCATCACAGAGCCCATCATCACACTGGAGGGCCACTCCAAACGTGTGGGCATCCTCTCCTGGCACCCCACTGCCCGGAATGTCCTGCTCAGTGCAG GTGGTGACAATGTGATCATCATCTGGAACGTGGGCACTGGGGAGGTGCTCCTGAGTCTAGACGACATGCACCCAGACGTCATCCACAGCGTGTGCTGGAACACCAACGGGAGCCTGCTAGCCACCACCTGCAAGGACAAGACCCTGCGAATCATCGACCCGCGCAAGGGCCAGGTGGTGGCG GAGAGGTTTGCGGCCCACGAGGGAATGAGGCCCATGCGGGCTGTCTTCACGCGCCAGGGTCATATCTTCACCACGGGCTTCACCCGCATGAGCCAGCGAGAGCTGGGCCTGTGGGACCCG AACAACTTCGAGGAGCCAGTGGCGCTGCAGGAGATGGACACAAGCAATGGGGTCCTACTGCCTTTCTACGATCCCGACTCCAGCATCGTCTACCTGTGCGGCAAG GGCGACAGCAGCATTCGGTACTTTGAGATCACCGAGGAACCTCCCTTCGTGCACTACCTGAACACCTTCAGCAGCAAGGAGCCGCAGAGGGGCATGGGCTTCATGCCCAAGCGGGGACTCGACGTCAGCAAGTGCGAGATCGCACG GTTCTACAAGTTGCACGAAAGAAAGTGTGAACCCATCGTCATGACTGTGCCCCGCAAG TCAGACCTGTTCCAGGACGACCTTTACCCAGATACGCCGGGCCCCGAGCCGGCCCTAGAAGCAGACGAATGGCTATCAGGTCAGGACGCCGACCCCGTGCTCATCTCGTTGAGGGACGGTTACGTGCCTCCCAAGCACCGCGAGCTCCGGGTCACCAAGCGCAACATCCTGGACGTGCGCCCGCCCTCCGGCCCTCGTCGCAGCCAGTCAGCCAGCAATGCTCCCTTGTCG CAGCACACCCTGGAGACGCTGCTGGAGGAGATCAAGGCCCTGCGCGAGCAGGTGCAGGCCCAGGAGCAGCGCATCACGTCTTTGGAGAACATGCTGTGCGAGCTGGTGGACGGCACGGACTAG